In one window of Camelina sativa cultivar DH55 chromosome 15, Cs, whole genome shotgun sequence DNA:
- the LOC104748513 gene encoding uncharacterized protein LOC104748513, whose translation MTQNYTHGIIGKTEFNSLLLRGLREKYLRDRMIDEKKTKEENPNHNDPKVSTAAGPRIRVKLYSTNPKEKMEVHSESEVKEKLNDLLKAIEERLSSSEMRLYTSLCKGFHSQRFGYDKFVTYDFEGGKVLTGVEEEMIKCEDQMYEADMLMSALRCAVDSAERVMRGEMRVEDLGVKFYRCLEVLYDGDMFEIVREDHQRALPVILKRLNQKLRELTLARESWKRGWKKTFKRLSPTQIDSDAPKSEVKETTI comes from the exons ATGACTCAAAACTATACTCACGGTATAATTGGAAAGACCGAATTCAATAGTCTTCTTTTGCGTGGGCTAAGAGAAAAATATCTTCGTGATCGGATGATtgatgagaagaagacgaaagaagaaaaccctaatcataaTGATCCAAAGGTTAGTACTGCTGCCGGTCCACGGATTAGGGTTAAACTATATAGTACCAACCCTAAAGAGAAGATGGAAGTCCATTCAGAATCAGAAGTGAAAGAGAAGTTGAATGACTTATTGAAGGCCATCGAGGAGAGACTAAGTTCTTCGGAGATGAGACTCTACACTTCCTTGTGTAAAGGCTTCCACTCCCAAAGATTCGGGTATGACAAATTCGTTAC ATATGATTTCGAGGGAGGTAAGGTGTTAACCGGAGTCGAAGAAGAGATGATTAAATGCGAAGATCAGATGTACGAGGCGGATATGTTGATGAGTGCTTTGAGATGTGCAGTGGACAGTGCGGAGAGAGTTATGAGGGGAGAGATGAGAGTGGAAGATCTTGGTGTGAAGTTTTACAGATGCCTTGAAGTGTTATATGATGGAGACATGTTTGAGATAGTGAGAGAAGATCACCAAAGAGCTTTACCTGTGATCTTGAAACGGTTGAATCAGAAACTGCGAGAGCTCACGCTTGCTCGAGAAAGCTGGAAACGTGGCTGgaagaaaacttttaaaagactTTCTCCAACGCAAATAGATTCTGATGCACCAAAATCTGAAGTGAAGGAAACAACAATCTGA
- the LOC104748514 gene encoding paired amphipathic helix protein Sin3-like 6 yields MRLYTSLCKGFQSHRFGYDKFVTYLLVLIKEKKSLYHRFIRFANGTDKEEQEDEVGETRHGEDTLSDPKIGTCPEFRVKVDEIPEERGVDETNLERKNKKRILSPKDLNLPLKKRKRSRRVTPNYRLIPEELRSPVSDPVLNNTYVVKRYDFEGGKVLTGVEEEMIKCEDQMYEADMLMSALRSAVDNAERVMRGEMRVEDLGVKFYRCIEVLYDGDMFEIVREDHQGALPVILIRLNQKLRELTVARERWKRGWKKTFKRLSPTQIDSVAHKSQVK; encoded by the exons ATGAGACTCTACACTTCCTTGTGTAAAGGCTTTCAGTCCCATAGATTCGGCTATGACAAATTCGTTACGTATCTTCTAGTGTTgatcaaagaaaagaagagtctttATCATCGCTTCATACGATTTGCCAACGGTACTgacaaagaagaacaagaagatgaagttggAGAGACCCGACACGGTGAAGACACACTTAGTGATCCAAAGATTGGAACATGTCCTGAGTTTAGGGTTAAAGTAGATGAGATCCCGGAAGAACGAGGGGTGGATGAGACCAACTTGgagagaaagaataagaaaagaatcTTGTCTCCAAAGGATTTGAACCTCCCtctgaagaaaaggaaaaggtctA GACGAGTGACACCTAACTATAGGCTTATCCCCGAGGAGCTACGGTCACCGGTCTCAGACCCGGTTCTGAACAACACGTATGTTGTGAAGAGATACGATTTCGAGGGAGGTAAGGTGCTAACCGGAGTCGAAGAAGAGATGATTAAATGCGAAGATCAGATGTACGAGGCGGATATGTTGATGAGTGCTTTGAGAAGTGCAGTGGACAATGCGGAGAGAGTTATGAGGGGAGAGATGAGAGTGGAAGATCTTGGTGTGAAGTTTTACAGATGCATTGAAGTGTTATATGATGGAGACATGTTTGAGATAGTGAGAGAAGATCACCAAGGAGCTTTACCTGTGATCTTGATACGGTTGAATCAGAAACTGCGTGAGCTTACGGTTGCTCGAGAACGCTGGAAACGTGGCTGgaagaaaacttttaaaagactTTCTCCAACGCAAATAGATTCCGTTGCACACAAATCTCAAGTGAAGTGA
- the LOC104746912 gene encoding cell division cycle 20.1, cofactor of APC complex-like: MDFDYAHYALTEGGRKVQDEVTSPSRKAYIQGLGQILNMNRTRILAFRNKPQPQALLSTSSIHSVSSSDPHQPVKPRRYIPQTCEKTLDLPDIADDFYLNLLDWSSANVLAVALGHTVYLRNASTDLTYELVTVDEEEGPVTCVNWTQDGKSLAVGLHNSEVQLWDSSDGRLIRTLKRGHQSRVGSLAWNNHILTTGGMDGRVINNDVRIRSPIVATYVGHTEEVCGLKWSASGRQLASGGNDSVVHVWDLSSNSTRRQWLHRFQQHRASVKALAWCPFQSSLLATGGGGRDQTIKFWNTLTGACLNSVDTGSQVCSLLWSKNERELLSSHGYTQNQLTLWKYPSLVKMAQLTGHTSRVLYMAQSPDGCTVASAAPAPDETLMFWNVFGVPGTVKKPVPKVAPKPFSNWNHIR; this comes from the coding sequence ATGGACTTTGACTACGCTCATTACGCTCTTACCGAAGGAGGAAGAAAAGTTCAGGATGAGGTAACTTCACCATCCAGAAAAGCCTACATACAAGGATTAGGTCAGATCTTGAATATGAATCGAACCCGGATCCTCGCTTTCAGAAACAAACCTCAACCTCAAGCTCTGCTTTCTACTAGTAGTAttcactctgtttcttcttctgatcctcACCAACCCGTAAAGCCTCGTAGATACATTCCTCAGACTTGTGAGAAAACCTTGGACCTACCTGACATTGCCGATGACTTCTACCTTAACTTGTTGGACTGGAGCAGTGCTAATGTTCTAGCCGTGGCTTTGGGACACACTGTTTACTTGCGCAATGCATCCACTGATCTTACATATGAGCTTGTGACCGTTGATGAAGAGGAGGGACCTGTCACATGCGTTAACTGGACGCAAGATGGTAAATCTCTTGCAGTTGGTCTTCACAACTCTGAGGTGCAGCTGTGGGATTCTTCTGATGGTAGACTGATAAGAACTTTGAAACGTGGTCACCAGTCAAGAGTGGGTTCATTGGCATGGAACAATCACATTCTAACAACTGGAGGAATGGACGGACGGGTCATCAACAATGATGTGCGGATCAGATCACCCATTGTGGCTACTTACGTGGGTCACACTGAAGAGGTTTGTGGTCTCAAGTGGTCAGCATCAGGACGCCAACTAGCAAGTGGTGGTAACGACAGTGTGGTACACGTATGGGATCTTTCCTCCAACTCAACTAGGAGGCAATGGCTGCATAGGTTTCAGCAACATAGAGCTTCTGTGAAAGCTCTTGCGTGGTGCCCTTTCCAATCGAGTTTGCTTGCAACTGGTGGTGGTGGCAGAGATCAGACGATTAAGTTCTGGAATACACTCACTGGGGCTTGCTTGAACTCAGTTGACACCGGCTCTCAAGTTTGTTCACTGTTATGGAGCAAAAACGAAAGAGAACTGCTTAGCTCACATGGGTATACACAGAATCAGCTTACACTTTGGAAGTACCCATCCTTGGTGAAAATGGCTCAACTCACTGGTCATACATCAAGAGTTCTTTATATGGCACAGAGTCCGGATGGGTGTACCGTGGCTTCAGCAGCACCAGCACCAGACGAGACTCTCATGTTTTGGAATGTTTTTGGAGTACCAGGGACCGTCAAGAAACCTGTTCCAAAGGTAGCTCCCAAGCCATTCTCTAATTGGAATCATATTCGTTGA